The proteins below are encoded in one region of Helicoverpa armigera isolate CAAS_96S chromosome 11, ASM3070526v1, whole genome shotgun sequence:
- the LOC110379616 gene encoding leukocyte receptor cluster member 1 homolog has protein sequence MNILPKKRWHVRTKENIARVRKDEAEAAEKEKQEKLRVERADREARLQVLKQKSRQKLQEYGIDDEPRSKKEETTEHINLFANLEDAIKTTNKDHDNDVKEKKEEYEKKIGYLTYLGQDTNEALGKKNWYEVPPETARGSRSTDIKDTYDKLVLKDADGKPKIKESDEKHGEIGWKKKQMLDPINAFKHLHDYSYKDKKKTVTKDVTEKRSKHKKKDKKHKKEDKDAKLQKLREARLKREQQERHRTELFLKGLHNPSAPETVKDTRIKPKYNSQFNPELARQNYR, from the exons ATGAATATTCTTCCAAAGAAAag ATGGCACGTCAGAACAAAGGAAAATATAGCCAGAGTACGCAAAGATGAGGCTGAAGCtgcagaaaaagaaaaacaggaaaaattAAGGGTTGAAAGAGCAGACAGAGAAGCACGGCTCCAAGTGTTGAAACAAAAAAGTAGACAAAAGTTACAAGAATATGGCATTGATGATGAACCAAGATCTAAGAAAGaagaaactactgaacataTTAACTTATTTGCAAATCTAGAAGATGCCATTAAAACCACAAATAAAGATCATGATAATGATGTAAAGGAAAAAAAGGAAgagtatgagaaaaaaattggTTACTTAACTTATCTTGGTCAGGATACAAATGAGGCCCTGGGCAAAAAGAATTGGTATGAGGTGCCACCAGAGACAGCTAGAGGCTCCAGGTCTACTGATATAAAAGACACTTATGACAAATTGGTATTGAAAGATGCAGATGGCAAACCTAAAATTAAAGAGTCAGATGAAAAACATGGAGAAATTGGCTGGAAGAAGAAACAAATGCTTGATCCCATAAATGCATTCAAACATCTTCATGATTATTCTTATAAagacaaaaagaaaacagtaaCAAAAGATGTTACCGAAAAAAGaagtaaacataaaaagaaagacaagaaacataaaaaagaaGATAAAGATGCAAAATTGCAGAAACTAAGAGAGGCTCGCCTAAAACGTGAACAGCAAGAAAGACATAGAACAGAGTTGTTTCTTAAAGGACTTCATAATCCTTCTGCACCAGAAACTGTAAAAGATACTAGAATTAAGCCAAAATATAATTCACAATTTAATCCAGAACTAGCACGACAAAATtatagataa
- the LOC110379635 gene encoding WASH complex subunit 5 produces the protein MKVFMSEDNLCAQNLLTLVSHGNAIVAEILRLKDHKPSAYLLDSKDVVQKYQDVIMDFSYFKVADAQEKKINASAKLQDLDDELKEKYLEIINRFYLLFENIYQYIVDLNSFVDQLHDNTFIQQNIETVLKDIEGKQLLCESLYLYGAMLLLCDLYIPGPMRERLLVAFYRYSTSQSQSNIDDVCKLLRDTGFDQLNGKRPTDYPIEYFSRVYIRPEFVEKVVGKLRSEDIYNQLAVYTIPEHQASALGTQASMLVICLFFTPQYLHTDTSKMREIVDKFFPSNWVIPVYMGVTMNIIDYWENFKAAKSALSNTCNGKMIKEVFAKRGGSVSMLTTKTHQLLKEGTLTDDFVLDNINKIINLLLNSNLVLRWLLLHNTDVTFYDNNKKSKQLRELVLKESNYDPLKILELLVSTAELELKVREILNKLLENRDSAWNTNKALAIEAVNSLSELFSGAKPVAKIQENEQLKLWFDNIAKQIASLGEPTSSKSIKKVTQLLQALDEVEEFHGIKSTSTIVQYLADSKDALKNLLRTVSLKEDSLVNLETIADVSYAWCTIDLYTKHMQDSIKENPAVTSRLRALFLKLASAMEIPLLRINQAHSDDLVSVSQYYSNELIKYIQKVLQIIPEMVFNIVEKIIDLQTWAIKEVPTRLEKERLRDYAQLEDRMEVARLTHSASTFTTGILDMRSTLVGVIRVDPAELLEDGLLKELDRHISKKFVEFLEPQGKKYQPTASNLMGRLQKLAESMDGYRRSLEYIQDYINIHGLRIWQKQITAIINESVAKEISFRKGVTLYSPSAGFMGSLARQIPQLLDARICTYVNVCAAWYDVKTQNEIVNNKTFGKLNDAIGVVGLHGLDTLYGFMVKNQMQNVQDIFRSSQDKILLGNISADMKDIDQIITKGYKTFQQLSDLLVLIGTLQIIRRHIAYQLNTTCKFDSAQLEASLRTMNESIINELKISAHSDSQPKVSSLLMQNLEEYLVRCGIYEPYDKIYVKHAQELLNADMGRILVVLLISQLPRLQLCHTTGDLITRKTGDNIDGYPLLVGIYSLLRQSKTDNVDIFVDTLCTYVRIKHAESHDAAAIIRILQLFSETFNYPFSKLEDKLPLILLTHTLQK, from the exons ATGAAGGTGTTTATGTCGGAAGATAATCTCTGCGCTCAGAACTTATTGACTCTAGTATCACACGGAAATGCCATAGTTGCTGAGATATTAAGGCTAAAGGACCATAAACCCAGTGCCTACCT attAGATAGTAAGGATGTTGTCCAAAAGTATCAGGATGTCATCATGGACTTCAGTTACTTTAAAGTGGCTGATGCtcaagaaaagaaaattaacgCCAGTGCT aaattacAAGATTTGGATGATGagctaaaagaaaaatacttagaaataataaacagaTTCTATTtgctttttgaaaatatttatcaatacatTGTAGATCTTAACTCCTTTGTTGATCAGCTACATGATAATACCTTTATCCAGCAAAATATTGAAACTGTTCTGAAGGACATTGAAGGCAAACAGTTATTG TGTGAGAGTTTATACCTCTATGGAGCTATGCTCTTGTTGTGTGATTTATACATTCCTGGTCCCATGAGGGAAAGACTTCTTGTAGCATTTTACCGCTACAGTACAAGCCAATCACAATCCAACATAGATGATGTATGCAAACTTCTGAGAGACACTGGATTTGATCAGCTTAATGGGAAAAGACCTACAGATTATCCCATTGAATACTTTAG CCGTGTCTACATTCGTCCTGAATTTGTTGAGAAAGTTGTGGGTAAACTTCGGTCTGAAGACATCTACAACCAACTGGCTGTTTATACAATTCCAGAGCATCAGGCATCAGCTTTGGGCACACAGGCGAGCATGCTAGTTATCTGTTTATTCTTCACTCCCCAATACCTACACACAGATACATCCAAAATGAGAGAAATAGTTGATAAGTTTTTTCCCAGCAATTGGGTCATACCAGTTTATATGGGTGTAACTATGAACATTATTGACTACTGGGAAAATTTTAAAGCTGCTAAGTCTGCTCTGAGCAATACATGTAATGGGAAAATGATTAAAGAAGTATTTGCTAAAAGAGGAGGTTCAGTATCAATGCTGACAACTAAAACACACCAACTATTAAAAGAAGGAACACTCACTGATGATTTTGTGTTggataatataaacaaaatcataaacCTATTGTTGAACTCCAACTTAGTATTGAGGTGGCTCCTTCTACACAACACTGATGTAACTTTCtatgataacaataaaaaaagtaaacagcTCAGAGAGCTTGTTTTGAAGGAATCAAATTATGATCCTTTGAAAATTTTGGAGCTTCTTGTAAGTACTGCAGAATTGGAATTGAAAGTCAGGGAgatattgaataaattacttgaaaatagGGATTCTGCATGGAATACCAATAAGGCTCTTGCTATTGAAGCAGTGAATAGTTTATCAGAACTATTTTCTGGAGCAAAACCTGTTgctaaaatacaagaaaatgaACAACTGAAACTTTGGTTTGATAATATTGCTAAACAAATTGCATCTCTAGGTGAACCaacttcatcaaaatctatcaaGAAAGTTACTCAATTGTTACAAGCATTAGACGAAGTCGAAGAATTTCATGGTATAAAGAGTACTTCCACAATTGTTCAGTATCTGGCTGACAGTAAAGATGCATTAAAAAATCTTCTGAGGACTGTATCCTTAAAAGAAGATTCCTTAGTTAATTTGGAAACAATTGCAGATGTAAGCTATGCTTGGTGCACAATTGATTTATACACAAAACATATGCAAGATAGCATTAAAGAGAACCCAGCTGTCACCAGTAGGCTTAGGGCTCTGTTCCTAAAGTTAGCCAGTGCCATGGAAATACCACTACTCAGGATAAATCAAGCTCATAGTGATGATTTGGTGTCCGTGTCACAATACTACAGTAATGAACTGATTAAATATATCCAAAAGGTATTGCAAATTATACCAGAAATGGTTTTCAATATCGTAGAGAAAATAATTGATTTGCAAACTTGGGCAATTAAAGAAGTGCCAACTAGATTAGAAAAGGAAAGATTGAGGGATTATGCACAACTAGAAGACAGAATGGAAGTTGCGAGGCTGACCCACTCTGCATCCACATTCACCACAG GAATTTTGGACATGAGGTCAACATTAGTCGGCGTAATAAGAGTAGACCCTGCAGAGCTGTTGGAAGATGGTCTGTTAAAAGAACTAGACAGACATATCAGTAAAAAGTTTGTTGAGTTTTTAGAACCTCAAGGGAAAAAATATCAACCAACAGCAAGTAATTTGATGGGCCGACTGCAAAAACTTGCTGAAAGTATGGACGGTTACAGGCGATCTCTAGAATACATACAGGATTATATCAATATCCATGGCTTACGAATTTGGCAGAAACAG ATAACTGCGATCATTAATGAAAGTGTAGCCAAGGAGATAAGTTTCCGAAAGGGAGTTACATTGTACAGCCCCTCGGCTGGCTTTATGGGCAGTTTAGCTCGACAAATACCGCAATTGTTGGACGCTCG GATTTGCACGTACGTTAACGTATGCGCAGCCTGGTACGacgtaaaaacacaaaatgaaataGTAAACAACAAAACCTTCGGAAAACTTAATGATGCCATCGGAGTAGTAGGTCTTCATGGATTAGATACCTTGTATGGTTTCATGGTAAAAAATCAGATGCAAAATGTTCAAGACATATTCAGATCCAGTCAAGACAAAATTCTCTTGGGAAACATAAGTGCTGATATGAAGGACATTGACCAGATTATTACCAAAGGATATAAAACATTCCAACAGTTATCAGATTTACTCGTTTTGATTGGAACCTTACAAATTATAAGAAGGCACATTGCTTATCAGTTGAATACAACTTGTAAATTTGACTCTGCACAGTTGGAGGCTTCACTAAGGACTATGAATGA GTCTATCATTAACGAATTAAAGATATCGGCTCATTCTGACTCACAGCCAAAAGTATCGTCACTACTTATGCAAAATCTGGAAGAGTATTTAGTAAGATGTGGTATTTACGAACCATATGACAAAATTTACGTGAAACATGCACAGGAATTACTGAACGCAGATATGGGTCGAATTCTCGTTGTACTCTTGATATCACAATTACCTAGATTGCAACTGTGCCATACAACAG GTGATCTCATAACGAGAAAAACAGGCGATAATATAGATGGGTACCCATTATTAGTGGGGATCTACTCTCTTTTGCGGCAAAGTAAAACTGATAATGTTGACATCTTTGTTGATACTCTATGCACGTATGTAAG AATAAAACATGCAGAATCACATGACGCTGCTGCTATTATCAGGATTCTACAATTATTTTCTGAAACATTTAATTATCCATTTAGTAAATTGGAGGACAAGCTGCCTTTAATATTGCTTACACATACACTCcagaaataa
- the LOC110379619 gene encoding peroxisomal membrane protein PMP34, with the protein MAPSLFSYETLVHAIAGATGSVVGMAVFYPLDTLRSRIQVEDSNKLQGSSIELLLKLASEEGLDSLYRGLAPVLQSLSVSNFVYFYTFHGLRRMSSKDTSALKDLMFGLIAGSINVLLTSPLWVVNTRMKLEKSTYNSLTEGLIDLFKKEGARGLWSGTVPSLLLVSNPAIQFMVYEALKRQLISKGLFDTFSAFLIGAVAKAVATTLTYPLQLVQSRLRAGTSLKPLFRDVKSKPSVAFRGLEAKLLQTIMTAALMFIIYEKLVRLVLTIMRVRMARH; encoded by the exons ATGGCGCCTTCATTGTTTAGTTACGAAACCCTAGTGCATGCGATTGCAGGAGCTACA GGCAGTGTAGTTGGAATGGCTGTGTTTTATCCATTGGATACTTTGAGATCAAGAATACAAG ttGAAGATTCCAATAAACTGCAAGGATCATCTATTGAACTTCTGCTAAAATTAGCAAGTGAAGAAGGATTGGATTCCTTGTACCGTGGTTTGGCGCCTGTTCTACAGTCACTCTCTGTAtccaattttgtatatttttatacattccATGGTTTACGTCGAATGTCGTCGAAAGATACATCTGCGCTAAAAGACTTGATGTTTGGTTTAATTGCTGGCAGCATTAATGTTCTTCTCACTTCACCACTGTGGGTTGTTAACACTAGAATGAAGCTGGAAAAGTCAACCTACAATAGCTTGACAGAAGGGCTCATAGATCTATTTAAAAAGGAAGGCGCGCGGGGTCTGTGGTCTGGTACAGTGCCATCCCTGTTATTAGTTTCGAACCCAGCAATTCAGTTCATGGTTTACGAGGCGTTAAAAAGACAATTAATATCTAAAGGTCTATTTGATACATTTTCTGCATTTCTAATAGGTGCTGTTGCAAAAGCTGTAGCAACCACTCTAACCTACCCACTCCAGTTGGTACAATCAAGGCTTCGTGCTGGTACTAGTTTAAAGCCCTTGTTTAGGGACGTCAAATCTAAGCCATCTGTGGCATTCCGTGGTTTAGAAGCGAAATTATTGCAGACTATTATGACGGCTGCTCTCATGTTCATTATTTACGAAAAACTAGTCCGTTTGGTGTTAACAATAATGAGAGTACGGATGGCTAGGCATTGA